The Nitrospira sp. sequence GCCCTATCCAAGATCCACTGTCCGAATCCGACTCGGTTCTTGCAACATATGCCAGCCGGATGGGAAAACTGTTTGCGTGGGCTCGATGATAGCTGGTGAGTTTCCGTTAGTTAGATTACGGACAATCGCCCGCCACTCGATACCCGCCTTATCGTGCGGGCTTCCGCCAATCCCGCAGTGGGACGGGGTGAGGATCAGTCTATAATCCTCCCAAAGTATGGCTCTGGTCATTGACCCGCGGGATCGGTATATCTTGCTCCCCGTCATGGGCTTGAGACTGATTTCCCCTGTGCAGCAACCCCAATGGGTGCAAGGTTTATTGGCCACCGCGGCTGTGGCAACGAAGCAGAATTCCACTTTCGGAGGCCGCTTCTATCGAAGCCCCACCGACCCCTTCCCCCCCCGGAAGCACCTTGCCTGTCACGTTCCACCTCCAGCCGAGGCAATCGCGTTACATCACCGTTAAGACCAAGAAGTGTTACCGAGAAAGCTATTCGACTAGACCGCATGGATGATAGCTTTGGAGTGTGCGGTATCACCCCTTTCCGGGCGAGGCACTCATGGAGTACAGCAGATGACCAAGAAAGAATTAGATTCCGACAGGATAGTGGGGAAACTCGATCTCTTGCCGATGCAGAACAGGCAGTGCTCACCCATCGGGATAGGGAGAAACCTCCCGGCAAGTGGTTTGAACAGACTACCAACCCCAAGTACAAGGAAGAGACCTCAGGCCCGTTCCGCCGTGTTCTCACTATTGGCCGGTAACAGTGTCCCTTGCTCCGCGCGGTTTAACGACCCGCAAGGTGCAATACCTCGTAGGCCACTCCGAATATGGCGGCCAATATGAATACTTCAATGAGCATTAACATGGTGTCCTCACCTCCCTTCTCTTCTTTCTTAAGGCTACACGGCGAACATGAATTCTCGATGACGATATCGTGAACACTTCTTCATATATCTGAACCACAAAAAGAGGAACCTATGGAACCGCCCCACAAGTACAGCTAGGACGGCCCATAGGTTCCTCTGAAGTGCCCTGCGAGGGAGGCACTTCTACGACTGGTGGTCCTTTCTATAGACCACGACAGCCGTCACCACGACCCCGAGAAGCGCCGCTCCGAATATCAGCCAGTTGGCGTCCATAGTATCCCGTATCTCCCCTGTCCTTGTTCGATACATCAGCGTACCGCAGTGAAATGAAGGACGAGTGAAGAGTGCGTGAAGAACTACTCATGCAAGGGAGCGTCGGCATCCGGGGTTTCGGCTAGGGGCCCCTCTCGCCAGCATTGCCTACAATGATACTGGTATGCTCAGTATCGGGAGGTCGCATAGGCGCTTGGAATACCATGGGAGGTTGCTATGACAGCGGTACGGAAATTATCAGATCCTGAGATCAGAGCACGCTTAACCAACCTGAACGCTTGGTCCTTAGATCGCGGAAAGCTCTCCAAGGAGTATAAATTCAAAGATTTTGTCACGGCGTTCGCCTTCATGACCAAGGTGGCCCAAGCAGCCGAGGCGATGGCTCATCATCCGGAGTGGTTCAACGTCTATGACACCGTGAAGGTGCACTTATCGACTCACGATGTGGGCGGTATCAGCGAGCGTGACTTTGACTTAGCCCAAAAAATCGACCATATCGCCAAAAGTTAAGTATGTCCCTTCCAGGATCGATCTGGGATCTGAATTGCTCGCGTAATCTCTCCATTTCTCTTCGAGCCGAGATGTTCTGACAAATCATCCGGCATGAAAGGCATGAGGGTGGTTTTCCTGACAGGAAGGATGGATGAAGTCCTTTCATATCGAAGGTTCAGGACGATTCTTCACCTTATCCGGTCCTCATCCAGGAAGTCGATAATACGTCACGAGAGCGCGCTGTCCGCATTTCTCGCAGGTTCCTTCCTCGCTGGTGGGACCATAGTCAGAGGCCGGTCGAGGGGCGAAGAGATGGGCATCGAGGAACTGTCTCTCTTTCTCCGTCTTCACTGTGTCCGGAAATAACGTGTCGATGCATGGTTGGCAGTATTTGGCGGTTGCTATCATCGGGCTTCCAGATTTACTCACCACCCTTAAACGGAATCTATGCACCAGCAAGAGGAACGCGGCTTAAGTACCGTGATGAGTACTCACTGCGCCTTTTGCAATCGAGTGCCCAAGTGTACTTATAAACCGCTCGCCGCAGACGGGTTATGCTGTGTTTCAGTCTTTCCGTAGCCGGCCGACCAGGCGTGGTTTACAACCAGTGTCCCGGCTTCTTTACGCGACAAGAGGGGATCATAGAGCACGGTATAGCGGCTCTGTATCTCCGTTCGAAATGCGGTCTGCGCGTCGGTCGGAATCCCCGCTAGGACCGCCAAGGATGTCAAATATTCGCCATGCCCCTGCGCAATATCGCAACTCACGCCATCATAGGCATGGGCCACGAACTGTTCTAATCGCTGGCGAGCCTTGGCAGAAGGATCGGGGAGAGGGCTGTTGCCGGAGGTGCTCGACGTAAAGTCGCCGGTCAGCTTGAAGGGAGCTCCAACGGTTTCAGTGGTCGGCCCGCAGGAGACTCCGCCCAATAAGAGGATTGGAAGAAAGAGAGCAGCGTTGATTTTCATGTTTTCCTCCTGGGTAATCGAGTGCATTGGAAGAATGAATGATGTGTCTAATTGTTCTTAGCATGGTGCATGCTTCGGCATGGACTAGACAATCCCCTGGCTTCGACTTGAAGGCGAAACAGTCTCGCTATAGCCCCCCAGCCGCGGGCAGCCGTCCTTAGCCGACCAACACAAGCGCATGGAAGCATTCACGGTGCCTTTCACGGTGCTCTGTCTCCTGACTTCGTTAAAGATGTCCTATGAAGCCGCAAAGAAACGAGCCGAGCCGTACAACAAGATGGTGAGAGAGCTGCCGGACATGCGGCGGGATACGATGGAGCTAGTGAAGACAGCGGTGGCAGAGAATCGGCGAGCCTACGTCATCGTCAACAACCGGTGCGAGGGGAATGCTCCGTTGACGGTTCAGGCGTTAATGAATGCGCTGCAAGCAGTCGTGGACTGATGAGGGGTTCGGACATGTAGATCGGGAGTCAATTTGATCATGTATCCCGCATGATAAAATTCACGTAGCGGGGTGAACATGTCAGGTGGATGGCAGATCTACCATCGGCTTGATCACGCAACCTATTGAG is a genomic window containing:
- a CDS encoding DUF72 domain-containing protein — its product is MPFTVLCLLTSLKMSYEAAKKRAEPYNKMVRELPDMRRDTMELVKTAVAENRRAYVIVNNRCEGNAPLTVQALMNALQAVVD
- a CDS encoding DUF3015 family protein, which encodes MKINAALFLPILLLGGVSCGPTTETVGAPFKLTGDFTSSTSGNSPLPDPSAKARQRLEQFVAHAYDGVSCDIAQGHGEYLTSLAVLAGIPTDAQTAFRTEIQSRYTVLYDPLLSRKEAGTLVVNHAWSAGYGKTETQHNPSAASGL
- a CDS encoding 4a-hydroxytetrahydrobiopterin dehydratase — translated: MTAVRKLSDPEIRARLTNLNAWSLDRGKLSKEYKFKDFVTAFAFMTKVAQAAEAMAHHPEWFNVYDTVKVHLSTHDVGGISERDFDLAQKIDHIAKS